The following are encoded in a window of Urocitellus parryii isolate mUroPar1 chromosome 7, mUroPar1.hap1, whole genome shotgun sequence genomic DNA:
- the Fasn gene encoding fatty acid synthase produces MEEVVIAGMSGKLPESENLQEFWANLIGGVDMVTDNDRQWKAGLYGLPRRSGKLKDLSKFDASFFGVHPKQAHTMDPQLRLLLEVTYEAIVDGGINPASLRGTHTGVWVGVSGSEASEALSRDPETLLGYSMVGCQRAMMANRLSFFFDFKGPSIALDTACSSSLMALHNAYQAIRSGECPAAIVGGINVLLKPNTSVQFMKLGMLSPEGTCKSFDDSGNGYCRSEAVVAVLLTKKSLARRVYATILNSGTNTDGYKEQGVTFPSGEAQEQLLHSLYKMAGVAPESLEYIEAHGTGTKVGDPQELNGIVRALCTSRQEPLLIGSTKSNMGHPEPASGLAALAKVLLSLEHGLWAPNLHFHNPNPEIPALQDGRLQVVDQPLPIRGGIVGINSFGFGGSNVHVILQPNTSLPPVPAPHAPLPRLLQASGRTAEAVQSLLDQGCQHGQDMAFVSMLNSIAPTPVATMPFRGYAVLGVEDGGREVQQVPPGRRPLWFICTGMGAQWCRMGLSLMRLGSFRDSILRSDEAVKPFGLKVSDLLLSTDEKVFDDIVHAFVSLTAIQIALVDLLTSMGLRPDGIVGHSLGEVACGYADGCLSQEEAVLSAYWRGQCIKEAHLPAGSMAAVGLSWEESKQRCPVGIVPACHNSEDTVTISGPQAAVSEFVEQLKQEGVFAKEVRTGGFAFHSYYMEAIAPSLLQALKQVIREPKPRSTRWLSTSIPEAQWQGSLARTFSPEYSVNNLVSPVLFQEALWHVPENAVVLEIAPHALLQAVLKRGLKPSCTIIPLMKKGHEDNLHFLLTNVGKLHLAGINVNPDALFPPVDFPVPRGTPLISPLIQWDHSQTWDVPATEHFPNGSSSTSATVYTIDTSPESPDHYLLDHCIDGRALFPATGYLCLVWRTLAHRLGLSLEQVPVVFEDVTLHQATILPRTGTVPLEVRLLEASRAFEISQNGSLIVSGKVYQWEDPDPKLFEHPEDLGPAEALPTSCLTQADIYKELRLHGYDYGPHFQGILEATLEGNSGKLLWKDNWVTFLDTVLQMSILSSGHHSLHLPTRITAVHIDPASHLQKVCALQGETQGADVVVDHHLKTMVAGGVHIMQLHTTAAPRRQHEQLTPILEKFCFSPHLETGCLSQRAELQEEMELCKGLAQALQARAAQPGLKTSVLGLDGAREPPQQGLSRLLAAACHLQLNGNLQQELGQALVQEKALLPEDALLSGLLDSIALKACVDTALENLPSLKMKVVEVLAGDGHLYSRVPALLNTQPMLQLDYTATDRQAQVLEAAAPLMQQYEVAQGKWDPADPAPSSLGMADLLVCNCAVASLGDPALALGNMAAALKEGGFLLLHAVLRGHALGDILALLSSEPQHGPSLLSQDEWESLFSKTALHLVGLKKSFYGSVLFLCRRPAPQDSPIFLPVEDTSFRWVDSLKGLLAESSSQPVWLTATGCPTSGVVGLVNCLRKEPGGHRIRCILLSNLSSTSPIPKVDLGSTELQKVLQGDLVMNVYRDGAWGAFRHFPLEQDKPEEQTRHAFVNVLTRGDLSSIRWVCSPLRHVQPSSPGMQLCTIYYASLNFRDIMLATGKLSPDAIPGKWANRDCMLGMEFSGRDACGQRVMGLVPAEGLATSILVSSQFLWDVPSGWTLEEAASVPVVYSTAYYALVVRGRMQRGETVLIHSGSGGVGQAAIAIALSMGCRVFTTVGSAEKRAYLQARFPQLEDSSFANSRDTSFEQHVLRHTAGRGVDLVLNSLAEEKLQASVRCLAQHGRFLEIGKFDLSNNHPLGMAIFLKNVTFHGILLDALFEDAGASWQEVAGLLRAGIRDGVVQPLKRTVFSKAHVEQAFRYMAQGKHIGKVLVQVHEEDQEPVLQRPQPTLMAAVSKTFCPAHKSYVIAGGLGGFGLELAQWLVTRGARKLVLTSRSGIRTGFQAKRVSEWRRQGIQVLVSSSDASSLEGARALVTEAAQLGPIGGVFNLAMVLRDAMLENQTPGLFQDVSKPKYSGTLNLDRVTREACPELDYFVAFSSVSCGRGNAGQSNYGFANSTMERICEQRRHEGLPGLAVQWGAIGDVGIVLEAMGTNDTVVGGTLPQRITSCMEVLDLFLSQPHAVLSSFVLAEKKALARGSAKGQQDLVDAVAHILGIRDLAGINLDSSLADLGLDSLMGVEVRQTLEREHDLVLSMREVQQLTLRKLQELSSQTHQSSEVASSKSKVVSPARQQAQLNMSTLLVNPEGPTLTRLNSVQSSERPLFLVHPIEGSTTVFHSLAAKLSVPTYGLQCTRAAPLDSIQSLAAYYIDCIKQVQPEGPYRVAGYSYGACVAFEMCSQLQAQQGPAHHSLFLFDGSHAYVVAYTQSYRAKMTPGCEAEAEAEAMCFFVQQFTDAEHSKVLEALLPLKGLEERVAAAVDLITRSHQGLDRQELSFAALSFYHKLRAAEKYTPKAKYHGNVTLLRAKTGGAYGEDLGSDYNLSQVCDGKVSVHVIEGDHRTLLEGSGLESIISIIHSSLAEPRVSVREG; encoded by the exons ATGGAGGAGGTTGTGATTGCTGGAATGTCGGGGAAGTTGCCCGAGTCGGAGAACCTGCAGGAGTTCTGGGCCAACCTCATTGGTGGTGTGGACATGGTCACAGACAATGACCGGCAGTGGAAGGCAG GGCTCTATGGTCTGCCCAGGCGGTCTGGCAAGCTGAAGGACCTGTCCAAGTTTGATGCCTCCTTCTTTGGAGTCCACCCCAAGCAGGCGCACACCATGGACCCCCAGCTTCGGCTGCTGCTGGAGGTCACCTATGAGGCCATTGTGGATGGAG GCATCAACCCGGCGTCGCTGAGAGGGACACACACTGGTGTCTGGGTGGGTGTGAGTGGCTCCGAGGCATCGGAGGCCCTGAGCCGGGACCCTGAGACGCTCCTGGGCTACAGCATGGTGGGCTGCCAGCGAGCCATGATGGCCAACAGGCTCTCCTTCTTCTTTGACTTCAAAG GGCCCAGTATCGCTCTGGACACAGCCTGCTCCTCCAGCCTGATGGCGCTGCACAACGCCTACCAGGCTATCCGCAGCGGGGAGTGCCCCGCTGCCATCGTGGGTGGCATCAACGTGCTGCTGAAACCCAACACTTCCGTGCAGTTCATGAAGCTGGGCATGCTCAGCCCAGAGGGCACCTGCAAGTCCTTTGATGACTCAG GAAACGGGTATTGCCGCTCGGAGGCTGTGGTAGCAGTTCTGCTGACCAAGAAGTCCCTGGCCCGGCGGGTATACGCCACCATCCTGAATTCTGGCACCAACACCGATGGCTACAAGGAGCAAG GTGTGACCTTCCCCTCTGGAGAGGCCCAGGAGCAGCTCCTCCACTCCCTGTACAAGATGGCTGGGGTGGCCCCCGAGTCCCTCGAGTACATTGAGGCCCATGGCACAGGCACCAAG GTGGGAGACCCCCAGGAGCTGAATGGAATCGTCCGAGCCTTGTGCACCTCCCGCCAGGAGCCGTTGCTGATTGGGTCCACCAAGTCCAACATGGGACACCCTGAGCCTGCCTCTGGGCTTGCAGCCCTGGCCAAG GTGCTGCTATCCCTGGAGCATGGGCTTTGGGCCCCCAACCTGCACttccacaaccccaaccctgagaTCCCCGCTCTGCAAGATGGGCGGCTCCAGGTGGTAGACCAGCCCCTGCCCATCCGCGGTGGCATCGTGGGCATAAACTCCTTTGGCTTTGGAGGCTCCAATGTACATGTCATTCTCCAACCCAACACGTCCCTGCCCCCAGTGCCCGCTCCCCATGCCCCTCTGCCCCGCCTGCTGCAGGCCAGTGGGCGCACCGCAGAGGCTGTGCAGAGCCTGCTGGATCAGGGCTGCCAGCATGGCCAGGACATGGCCTTTGTGAGCATGCTCAACAGCATCGCACCCACCCCTGTGGCCACCATGCCCTTCAGGGGCTATGCTGTGCTGGGTGTCGAGGATGGAGGCCGGGAAGTGCAGCAGGTCCCCCCTGGTCGGCGCCCACTCTGGTTCATCTGCACAG GGATGGGCGCACAGTGGTGCAGGATGGGGCTGAGCCTCATGCGCCTGGGCAGCTTCCGCGACTCCATCCTGCGCTCTGATGAGGCAGTGAAGCCATTTGGATTGAAGGTGTCAGACCTGCTCCTGAGCACAGATGAAAAGGTCTTTGATGACATCGTCCACGCCTTTGTGAGCCTCACTGCCATCCAG ATTGCTCTTGTGGACCTGCTGACCTCCATGGGCCTGAGACCGGACGGCATTGTGGGGCACTCCCTGGGGGAGGTGGCCTGTGGCTATGCCGATGGCTGCCTCTCTCAGGAGGAGGCTGTGCTCTCTGCCTACTGGAGAGGCCAGTGCATCAAGGAGGCCCACCTACCGGCGGGCTCTATGGCAGCTGTGG GCCTATCCTGGGAGGAGTCCAAACAGCGTTGCCCCGTTGGCATAGTGCCCGCCTGCCACAACTCTGAGGACACAGTGACCATCTCGGGACCTCAG GCCGCCGTGAGCGAGTTTGTGGagcagctgaagcaggagggtgtGTTTGCCAAGGAGGTGCGGACGGGCGGCTTCGCGTTCCACTCCTACTACATGGAGGCCATCGCCCCGTCGCTGCTGCAGGCCCTCAAGCAG GTGATCCGGGAGCCCAAGCCGCGCTCCACCCGCTGGCTCAGCACCTCCATCCCCGAGGCCCAGTGGCAGGGCAGCCTGGCCCGCACCTTCTCCCCCGAGTACAGCGTCAACAACCTGGTGAGCCCGGTGCTGTTCCAGGAGGCGCTGTGGCACGTGCCCGAGAACGCCGTGGTGCTGGAGATCGCACCCCACGCCCTGCTGCAG GCTGTGCTGAAGCGGGGCCTGAAGCCCAGCTGCACCATCATCCCGCTGATGAAGAAGGGCCACGAGGACAACCTGCACTTCCTCCTCACCAACGTCGGCAAACTGCACCTGGCAGG CATCAATGTCAACCCTGATGCCCTGTTCCCGCCTGTGGACTTCCCGGTTCCCCGGGGAACCCCCCTCATCTCCCCCCTCATCCAGTGGGACCACAGCCAGACCTGGGATGTTCCGGCCACAGAGCACTTCCCCAATGGGTCCAGCTCCACCTCTGCCACCGTCTATACCATTG ACACCAGTCCCGAGTCTCCTGACCACTACCTGCTGGACCACTGCATTGATGGCCGCGCCCTCTTCCCTGCCACTGGCTACTTGTGCCTGGTCTGGAGGACGCTGGCCCACCGCCTGGGCCTCTCTCTGGAGCAGGTACCAGTGGTGTTTGAGGATGTGACACTGCACCAGGCCACCATCCTGCCCCGGACAG GGACGGTGCCCCTGGAGGTGCGGCTGCTGGAGGCGTCCCGTGCCTTTGAGATCTCTCAGAACGGCAGCCTGATAGTGAGCG GGAAGGTCTATCAGTGGGAGGACCCTGACCCCAAGCTCTTCGAGCACCCAGAAGACCTGGGCCCTGCTGAGGCCTTGCCCACCTCCTGCCTGACCCAGGCAGACATCTATAAGGAGCTGCGGCTGCATGGCTATGACTACGGCCCCCACTTCCAGGGCATCCTCGAGGCCACTCTTGAAG GCAATTCAGGCAAGCTGCTCTGGAAGGACAACTGGGTGACCTTCCTGGACACAGTACTACAGATGTCCATCTTGAGCTCAGGCCACCACAGCCTGCACCTGCCCACCCGCATCACTGCCGTGCACATTGACCCTGCCAGCCACCTGCAGAAAGTGTGTGCACTGCAGGGGGAGACCCAAG GGGCTGACGTGGTGGTGGATCACCATCTGAAGACCATGGTCGCTGGCGGCGTCCATATCATGCAGCTGCACACCACGGCGGCCCCGCGGCGGCAGCACGAGCAGCTGACCCCCATCCTGGAGAAGTTCTGTTTCTCGCCCCACCTGGAAACAGGGTGCCTGTCCCAGAGAGCTGAGCTTCAGGAGGAGATGGAGCTGTGCAAAG GACTGGCACAGGCACTACAGGCCAGGGCAGCCCAGCCAGGGCTGAAGACGTCGGTGCTTGGGCTGGACGGGGCCCGGGAGCCCCCACAGCAGGGACTGTCTCGGCTGCTGGCCGCTGCCTGCCATTTGCAGCTCAATGGCAACCTGCAGCAGGAGCTGGGCCAAGCACTGGTGCAGGAGAAGGCCCTGCTGCCCGAGGACGCCCTGCTCAGTGGCCTCCTCGACTCCATAGCACTGAAGGCCTGTGTGGACACAGCCCTGGAGAACTTGCCCAGCCTCAAGATGAAGGTGGTGGAG GTGCTGGCTGGGGACGGACACCTGTACTCCCGCGTCCCGGCTCTGCTCAACACCCAGCCCATGCTGCAGCTGGATTACACGGCCACAGACCGCCAGGCGCAGGTGCTGGAGGCCGCCGCCCCCTTAATGCAGCAGTACGAGGTGGCACAGGGCAAGTGGGACCCCGCGGACCCTGCCCCTAGCAGCCTGGGCATGGCCGATCTGCTGGTGTGCAACTGTGCTGTGGCCTCCCTGGGGGACCCAGCCTTGGCCCTGGGCAACATGGCAGCTGCCCTCAAGGAGGGAGGCTTCTTGCTACTTCATGCCGTGCTCAGGGGGCATGCTCTTGGAGACATCCTGGCCTTACTCAGCTCAGAGCCACAGCACgggcccagcctcctgagccag GACGAGTGGGAGAGTCTCTTCTCCAAGACTGCACTGCACCTTGTCGGCCTCAAGAAGTCCTTCTACGGCTCTGTGCTCTTCCTGTGCCGCCGGCCTGCCCCACAGGACAGCCCCATCTTCCTGCCCGTGGAGGACACCAGCTTCCGATGGGTGGACTCCCTGAAG GGCCTTCTGGCAGAGTCCTCCTCCCAACCTGTGTGGCTGACCGCCACCGGCTGCCCCACCTCCGGCGTGGTGGGCCTGGTGAACTGTCTCCGCAAAGAGCCTGGTGGGCACCGGATCCG GTGCATCCTGCTGTCCAACCTCAGCAGCACGTCCCCCATCCCCAAGGTGGACCTTGGATCCACAGAACTGCAAAAGGTGCTGCAGGGTGACCTCGTGATGAACGTGTACCGCGATGGAGCCTGGGGTGCTTTCCGCCACTTCCCACTGGAGCAGG ACAAGCCCGAGGAGCAGACGAGGCACGCCTTTGTGAACGTCCTCACCCGGGGGGACCTCTCCTCCATCCGCTGGGTGTGCTCGCCCCTGAGGCACGTgcagcccagcagccctgggatGCAGCTCTGCACCATCTACTACGCCTCACTCAACTTCCGAGACATCATGCTGGCCACGGGCAAGCTTTCCCCCGACGCCATCCCAG GGAAGTGGGCCAACCGGGACTGCATGCTGGGCATGGAATTCTCGGGCCGCGATGCCTGTGGCCAGCGTGTGATGGGGCTGGTGCCTGCCGAAGGCCTGGCCACCTCCATCCTGGTGTCCTCCCAATTCCTCTGGGATGTGCCTTCTGGCTG GACCCTGGAGGAGGCAGCCTCCGTGCCCGTCGTCTATTCCACGGCCTACTACGCCCTGGTGGTGCGCGGGCGCATGCAGCGCGGAGAGACGGTGCTCATCCACTCGGGCTCTGGCGGCGTGGGCCAGGCAGCCATCGCCATCGCGCTCAGCATGGGATGCCGCGTCTTCACCACCGTGG GCTCGGCGGAGAAGCGGGCGTACCTCCAGGCCAGGTTCCCCCAGCTGGAGGACTCCAGCTTTGCCAACTCCCGGGACACGTCATTTGAACAGCACGTGCTGCGGCACACAGCTGGGAGAG GCGTCGACCTGGTCCTGAACTCCCTGGCGGAGGAGAAGCTGCAGGCCAGCGTGCGCTGCCTGGCTCAACATGGCCGCTTCCTGGAAATCGGCAAATTCGACCTTTCTAACAACCACCCTCTGG GCATGGCCATCTTTCTGAAGAACGTCACCTTCCACGGCATCCTGCTGGACGCGCTCTTTGAGGACGCGGGCGCCAGCTGGCAGGAAGTGGCAGGCCTCCTGCGGGCAGGCATCCGCGATGGCGTGGTGCAGCCCCTCAAGCGCACCGTGTTCTCCAAGGCCCACGTGGAGCAGGCCTTCCGCTATATGGCCCAGGGGAAGCACATTGGCAAGGTCCTCGTGCAG GTGCACGAGGAGGACCAGGAGCCTGTGCTTCAGCGGCCACAGCCCACCCTGATGGCAGCCGTCTCCAAGACCTTCTGCCCGGCCCACAAGAGCTACGTCATCGCAGGGGGCCTGGGTGGCTTTGGCCTTGAGCTGGCGCAGTGGCTGGTGACGCGGGGTGCCCGGAAGCTTGTGCTGACCTCGCGCTCTGGGATCCGCACAG GCTTCCAGGCCAAGCGGGTCAGTGAGTGGAGGCGCCAGGGCATCCAGGTGCTGGTGTCCTCCAGCGATGCCAGCTCACTGGAGGGGGCCCGGGCCCTTGTCACGGAGGCTGCACAGCTGGGGCCCATCGGAGGTGTCTTCAACCTGGCCATG GTCTTGAGGGACGCCATGCTGGAGAACCAGACCCCAGGGCTCTTCCAGGACGTCAGCAAACCCAAGTACAGCGGCACCCTGAACCTGGACAG GGTGACCCGGGAAGCCTGCCCTGAGCTGGACTACTTCGTGGCCTTCTCTTCGGTGAGCTGTGGCCGCGGCAACGCTGGCCAGAGCAACTACGGCTTCGCCAACTCCACCATGGAGCGCATCTGTGAGCAGCGCCGTCACGAGGGCCTCCCAG GCCTCGCCGTGCAGTGGGGTGCCATTGGAGATGTGGGCATTGTCCTGGAGGCCATGGGCACCAATGACACCGTCGTCGGCGGCACACTGCCCCAGCGCATCACCTCCTGCATGGAGGTGCTGGACCTCTTCCTGAGCCAGCCACACGCCGTCCTGAGCAGCTTTGTGCTGGCTGAGAAGAAGGCCCTGGCCCGCGGCAGTGCCAAGGGCCAGCAGGACTTGGTGGACGCCGTGGCCCACATTCTGG GCATTCGAGATCTGGCTGGGATCAACCTGGACAGCTCCCTGGCAGACCTGGGGCTGGACTCGCTCATGGGCGTGGAGGTGCGGCAGACCCTGGAGCGGGAGCACGACCTGGTGCTCTCCATGCGTGAGGTGCAGCAGCTCACGCTGCGGAAGCTACAGGAGCTGTCCTCCCAGACCCACCAGTCCTCTG AAGTGGCATCCTCCAAATCCAAGGTGGTCAGCCCAGCCCGGCAGCAGGCCCAGCTGAACATGAGCACTCTCCTGGTGAACCCCGAGGGCCCCACCTTAACTCGGCTCAACTCGGTGCAGAGCTCCGAGCGGCCCCTGTTCTTGGTGCACCCCATAGAGGGCTCCACCACTGTGTTCCACAGCCTGGCCGCTAAGCTCAGCGTGCCCACCTATGGCCTGCAGTGTACCCGAG CTGCTCCACTGGACAGCATCCAGAGTCTAGCTGCCTACTACATCGACTGCATCAAGCAGGTGCAGCCCGAGGGGCCCTACCGGGTGGCCGGCTACTCCTATGGGGCCTGTGTGGCCTTCGAGATGTGCTCCCAACTGCAGGCCCAGCAGGGCCCAGCCCACCACAGCCTCTTCCTGTTTGACGGCTCACATGCTTACGTGGTGGCCTACACCCAG AGCTATCGAGCAAAGATGACCCCTGGCTGCGAGGCGGAGGCGGAGGCCGAGGCCATGTGCTTCTTCGTGCAGCAGTTCACTGATGCTGAGCACAGCAAG GTGCTGGAGGCCTTGCTGCCACTGAAGGGCCTGGAGGAGCGCGTGGCTGCCGCCGTGGACCTCATCACCAGGAGCCACCAGGGCCTGGACCGCCAGGAACTGAGCTTCGCAGCCCTGTCCTTCTACCACAAGCTCCGCGCCGCCGAGAAGTACACGCCCAAGGCCAAGTACCACGGCAACGTGACCCTGCTGCGGGCCAAGACGGGCGGCGCCTACGGGGAGGACCTGGGCTCCGATTACAACCTCTCCCAG GTGTGTGACGGGAAGGTGTCGGTGCACGTCATCGAGGGCGACCACCGCACGCTGCTAGAGGGCAGCGGGCTGGAGTCCATCATCAGCATCATCCACAGCTCCCTGGCCGAGCCACGCGTGAGTGTGCGGGAGGGCTAG